Within the Oncorhynchus clarkii lewisi isolate Uvic-CL-2024 chromosome 2, UVic_Ocla_1.0, whole genome shotgun sequence genome, the region CtcagccacaggtaacttcccgAATTCACCAGACACTTCTGCCCATGCGCAATTAGGCTGGGGACAACGATACAGGGGTTTATTCAttacgccgattctgttgcaaaacgtttggtctgttacaaaacgttttgcaacacaAACCGTTTATTTCAAACGGAAAACCTTTTGCAACGAAAACGAGAATTTAATATTGGACCAATTCTGATAGGTCCCTCCACGCTTCATTCCGTTTGCTCTGTTTGGTTCATAAACGGTAAACGGTTTCCGTTCCAAGACGTAATAAATACACCCCAGGTTCGCTGACTAGTCATGGGAACGAACATTTCCAAAGTTAGGCTACTGCTGGGGAAGATGTACCTGTGTAATGGTACTAGGCCTACAGTTTAAAACAATAACACATCGTTAACACATTGTTTTAATATGGTGGTGATGACTTGGCTATGATAGAAACATTAACAACAATATTACGCTATATTGACTGACGCACACGAGTAACGACACAGGTCAAAGTCTACTGAAGTCCATTGACTTGCCTTAAAATCAATCGACCTTATTCTATCTTAAAATAATATGATATTTATGATATTTCCCATCATTTTGTAACTCTGCATCATTGGGAAGGGCTTGTAAAGCAAGCATTTCGcttaaagtctacacctgttgtattctgtgctgtgacaaatacaatttgatttagctAGGTTTGTGTCCTTTTGATGTAACCTAAGTAGGCCTAATCACTACTAATTTATTTGTGTTATGTATGTTGTGTTGGGTATAGAAGGCAGAGCCAATGAAGAGGATGTCATTGAGATAAATTCGGCGGGCTGGACCCTTGGGAAGAGAGCCTCCATCTCTCAATCCAAGCGTCTGTTAGGGAAGAGACCAGCCAGTTCTCCTGTCCCAGGAGGCCATCTTCACGACAACAAGAGACAAGCCACTggcagctcctcttcctcccactccAGGGGAAGGTCTGGTGACCGCAAGAGACCcgccacttcctcttcctcctcttcagccaaTCAGAACACGTCGTCTGACGTCGAGTTGTCCAGTGAGGAGGAGATGCCAGCAGCACCATTCTCCTTAGCAACCAAACCGCCTAGTACTGCGTCCGTCGCCGTCAGAGGTCCGGACCTGACACGTGATAGGTCTAGGTCCCCTAGGAGAGACCCACCCATTGAGCTGGATGAACCCCCTGCTGCAACAGAACCTCTTACAAGAGAACCACTGAATGACCCTAGAAAATCACCTGAAGCAGCAGCAGGTCACATGACCAACACATCGCCAAGAAGAATCACCATCGTTGAGCTGGACCCACCTCTACCCCCTGCAAGAGATCCGTACACACCCGCCAAGAATCCTGCTGAAACGACCATAACAACCCATTTACGTTTAGTCACCCCTACGTAGGAGAAGCCTGTTGAAGCTGAGCGGGAGCCTCTTCCAGAGATCTCCAACAGATCTGGTCCAATCGGCACCTCCACCTCTCCTACCCGTGCTACCAACAACCTGTCCCCTGGACGTACCAACCTGTCCCCCAGCCTGGCTCGTCAAACCTCTAGGGAGACCTTCCTACCCTGCCACTATTGCCCCAGCCAGGGCTCTCTCCCTACGGTgaagacctgcctggtgtgtggaGCCTCCATGTGCTCCGACCACCTCCGGCCTCACCTGGAGTCCCCTGTCTTCCAGAGCCACACCCTGGCACACCCTGGTGTGGAGGACACCTCACCCTGGAGGTAAAGTTTCACTCTTATTTGGGGAGAATCTCAGTTGAATTTCCTTTTCTGAGCTGCACAAAGTGAAATTCCTAACAACTTTGGACGGTATTTGCAGTAAAGTCTTGAATTCCTGTAAATACTTTGTGTTTCAACATTTCATTTAAAGTTgacaattgttttatttaatttattatatGACAAATCATTAAACAACTGGCAGCAAGCTGAAGTATAACTTACATTGTCATCAGGTGCCCGGAACACCAGGAGATGAACCGAATCTACTGccgtcagtgtagtgtgtgtgtctgtaccgtgtGTACCGTGATCGGGTCGCACCGGGACCACGCTTGCGTCAGCATCAGAGAGGCCGAGAGGGAGCTGAGGGTGAGAAACAGAGGAGTGTTTACCAAACACACATACCAACACACCACAAAAATACCTGATCACATCCCAGTTGTATGAGCCGTAGTATTAATGTTGTCTAAGGATCGTTAGTGGTGAATAAACATATCACACGTGTTATAGTATAAATACGTGTTCCAGAGAGCTAAAGCATGTTTTCTATTGACGGCAGGATGACGGCACTGTGCTTTTGTCTTGCAGGGGAACCTGAAACAGGAGATGAAGAAGATGCAGGGAGCGGAACAGTCTTTAATCAGCAGAGTGACTGAGATGACAGAGAAGAAACAGAGATTCCAGGTAAGAAGGACAGGACCTCAGTTGGAccaggtatttttttttttaggtctgacCTGACGCAAAAGCCTAATAATGTACACACCCTGTATCCCTCTAAATCAAATGTTAcagttcaccttacagtgaaatgctgaatacaacaggtgtagtagaccttacagtgaaagctgaatacaacaggtgtaggtagaccttacagtgaaatgctgaatacaacaggtgtagtagatcttacagtgaaatgctgaatacaacaggtgtagtagatcttacagtgaaatgctgaatacaacaggtgtagtagaccttacagtgaaatgctgaatacaacaggtgtagtagaccttacagtgtaatgctgaatacaacaggtgtagtagaccttacagtgaaagctgaatacaacaggtgtaggtagaccttacagtgaaatgctgaatacaacaggtgtagtagatcttacagtgaaatgctgaatacaacaggtgtagtagatcttacagtgaaatgctgaatacaacaggtgtagtagaccttacagtgaaatgctgaatacaacaggtgtagtagaccttacagtgtaatgctgaatacaacaggtgtagtagaccttacagtgaaatgctgaatacaacaggtgtagtagacctcacagtgaaatgctgaatacaacaggtgtagtagaccttacagtgaaatgctgaatacaacaggtgtagtagaccttacagtgaaatgctgaatacaacaggtgtagtagaccttacagtgaaatgctgaatacaacaggtgtagtagaccttacagtgaaatgctgaatacaacaggtgtagtagacctcacagagaaatgctgaatacaacaggtgtagtagacctcagagaaatgctgaatacaacaggtgtagtagaccttacagtgtaatgctgaatacaacaggtgtagtagacctcacagtgaaatgctgaatacaacaggtgtagtagacctcacagtgaaatgctgaatacaacaggtgtagtagacctcacagtgaaatgcctaatacaacaggtgtagtagaccttacagtgaaatgctgaatacaacaggtgtagtagaccttacagtgaaatgcctaatacaacaggtgtagtagacctcacagtgaaatgtttacaagtccttaaccaacaatgcagttttaagaaagtaCCTACAAAAAGAGTATGCGAtaacaataacaaataattaaagcgcAGCAGTAAATGACAAcagcagggctatatacagggtattacggtacagtcaatgtggaggctatatacagtggtaccggtacagagccaatgtggaggctgtatacagggtattacggtacagagtcaatgtggaggctatatacagggtattacggtacagagtcaatgtggaggctatatacagggtgttacggtacagtcaatgtggaggctgtatacagggtattacggtacagagtcaatgtggaggttatatacagtggtaccggtacagagtcaatgtggaggctatatacagggtattacggtacagtcaatgtggaggctatatacagtggtaccggtacagagccaatgtggaggctatatacagggtgttacggtacagagtcaatgtggaggctatatacagggtattacggtacagtcaatgtggaggttatatacagggtattacggtacagagtcaatgtggaggctatatacagggtattacggtacagtcaatgtggaggctatatacagtggtaccggtacagagccaatgtggaggctatatacagggtgttacggtacagagtcaatgtggaggctatatacagggtattacggtacagagtcaatgtggaggctatatacagggtattacggtagagtcaatgtggaggttatatacagggtgttacggtacagagtcaatgtgggggggcaccagtgtcgagataattgaggtaatatatggGAAGGCTCTTTCAGCATGaatacccccgtgcacaaagcgaggtccatgcagaaatggttagTCGATCAGTGTGTTTAGAACTTGActgcacagagacctgacctcaatcccatcgaaagccttcgggatgaattggaatgctgactgcgtgcctaatcgcccaacatcagtgcccgacctcactaatgctcttgtggctgaatggaatcaagtccccctgcagcaatgtaccaacatctagtggaaagccttcccagaagagttgaggctgttatagcagcaatgttccaacatctagaggaaagtcttcccagaagagtggaggttgttatagcagcaatgttccaacatctagtggaaagccttcccagaagagtggaggctgttatagcagcaatgttccaacatctagtggaaagccttcccagaagagtggaggctgttatagcagcaaaggggggaccaactgcatattaaatgcccatgattttagaatgagatgttcgacaagcaggtgtccacatactacattggtaatgtagtgtatgttgaATGACAAATATTTAAGGCTGACAgtctacacatacagtgccttgcgaaagtattcggcccccttgaactttgcgaccttttgccacatttcaggcttcaaacataaagatataaaactgtatttttttgtgaagaatcaacaacaagtgagacacatgctctctgcgcttttaacggacctctgagactatcacagtgcaggtgcatttatatggagacttgattacacacaggtggattgtatttatcatcattagtcatttaggtcaacattggatcattcagagatcctcactgaacttctggagagagtttgctgcactgaaagtaaaggggctgaataattttgcacgcccaatttttcagtttttgatttgttaaaaaagtttgaaatatccaataaatgtcgttccacttcatgattgtgtcccacttgttgttgattcttcacaaaaaaatacagttttatatctttatgtttgaagcccgaaatgtggcaaaaggtcgcaaagttcaagggggccgaatactttcgcaaggcactgcgtTACAGATTCATAGAAAGCTTTACAGAGAATCTGTGATTTATATTGTAAAATGTCTGGTTTAAGTATCAAGAGTTTTAGACATTGTCAACACCAGTTGCCTGTGGAAAGCTTCATATCATTGGTGCTCAAATCATTTTTTCCTTCTCAAATCAGGTGTCGTCAACAACGTAAAAGGAATTGATGCCATAAGCCCGTCTTCTAAAGATGAGTTCAGAGTTTGAAAAGTTGTTAAAAGACAAGAAATCACCTTTTGAGACTTCAATACACTATTCCGGCTTCCTAGAGTCCTTGTTTCGAGACCTCTGTCTCTCATGTAAGTATTGATTTAATAATATACCGTTTGAAAAGTAACCGATGTTATTGGTCATGCATCTCAACGGTCAGTGGGGCTGTTCCTGTATTATATGAAATACTGTTTTAACTGTGCATCTCTTATGTTACAGTGGAGGTAGAGGACTTGAAGAAAGTCAGCAACTCCCACAGTCTTACTAAGTGAAAAACAGAAACAGGAAAAGGTTAGTgggttttttattattttctttttCAAAATGACAGACAAAAAGTTAAAAAAGAAAAATCTGTGACAAAACTGACATGCTTTATTTACAAATAAACCAAAAGCAAGCTTTTAAAATGGTTACATACAGAGACATTTATCACCAGTATCCATGGTCTACTTAGACCGGTATTCAGTccgggtcatgttcattaggcatcaaacggaagaaaacagactgaggCGTGCCCTAATGGACATGATGATAAAATGAATGACTGTCATAAGACAAAACGAATCCGTCTTTATTTCCAACAGCAGCTGAATAAagggaagaagaaaaagaaaggtGTGGTTGCTGCCGGAGGGATGAAGTCCAAGATGAAGGATGACCTATCGGACTACGGAGAGTTCGATGGAGGTTACGCACAAGACTACGAGGACTTCATGTGACGTGACACCAACCCGATTTCTGTCTCAAacgacaccctgttccctatgtagaaccctttatataggggatagggtggcaTTTAGTAGGGTTCCAATGTCTGTCCCCATTCCCCCTCCGCTCTGCTCCACCCAGCCCCCTCAGGGCATGACCTATGACCTATTCTACTGCCCAGAGCCATCCAATGATAACCACCCTTATGTCGCCCGCCGCCAGCCGCACACAAACTCGATTCTGAAAAGAAGTGTTGAATGGTTTGACGAGGAACGTCTGATTTCAACAGGGTTGTTTCTCCTCGTTAGAAATTCCTTCAACGATTCCTCGAAACTGACTGACCAATAAGACTGTGTTCTGGATACCAAAATGTTTCACCTCCCATAATGAGATGCGAAAACCCAGCATCaaacttgttttttttccccaatCCTAGAATGAATTTAATTTGATCTTTTAAAAGAAATGATCTGTCAAACAAAATTTAATTGTTACTGTTTGACgaaggaaaatacattttgtgttCCGTGCAAATCAGATTATTACTATTTTTCTCAAGTataaattaaatatttgttttactcAAAGGATGGCTATTGGCATTCTGAAATATAATAGTACATTGTTATGTAAAGACTATAGTTCTCCAAATGTCAGTTCGGTGCTCATCACATATTACACTTGGGAATATATTGATCCTTGACATCATATAGTATTTCTCAGGAGAAAATGTCCAAATAAGTCAAGGAGTTTAGGACCAGTTGAGAAAAGCATCATTGAGATGAACATGTTAGATAAATTCAGGACTCGGTTTGCATGGTCACATAgtctacaaatatttttttagggGGGGTGAATTCCTAAATTCCGTGTTTAAAGATTGATTACTTCTAGTTGTAAGGAGGGTAATATCGCCCTGAACATTCTTCCCCCTACATTATTTACATTTTCTAggaaaataatacaaaatgttACGATAAAGTAATTTAAGGCTAGGAAGTATTGAAGCCACACAAGTCAATGTGTGAACAGAGGCCCATATACTGCTGAAATGAATATGATGTAACCATAGTCTTAACTGTTTGTGTATTTTAATGGAGGAATGATGGCGCTGAAAATAATCTGTTATGTAGCATTTCAATAAATAGCCGTAGGGTCAAGTAGTAAACACGGCGCTGACCATTTCATCCTGGGCCTATGTTCACAAAACGTCTGAGTAGATacgctgatctagaatcagatgcCCCCCccttcttattcattatgatcagaaaaagactaaactgatcctagagcaGCACTGCTACACTGAGAAACCCAGTATAATCGCTTCCACTGAGTTGAAGCAACAATCACTCTAGGTCTCCTTGGCATAACTTTGCACGGCTTGTATCAAGTGAGGTGAGAAACAGACCAAATGTATTTAGGAAAGAAGGTTGTACTGGGTTATTATCACTTGTTTTTCTTTTTCACAGCACATTTTCAGGATTGGTAATGGAAATATAAACAATATTAAAGATTAAAGTTGTCTTATTTTATCCACCTAATTTAATAAAATCACTGTTTTAAGaatatttttttaatgcattttagaatttGATCATTTTAGAATAACAAATGAAGTATTTGAATGTTATTTATGGGTTGATCTGCTAATTGCGCCCAGAGCATAACGgggaaatacattggatttggagaaaaaaaaaaggtcTTAACTTGTTTCGAGGGTGAAATTTCAAACCACAATATTATGTCGTCATGATAACCAAATTTTGTTCAACTTGCATtgcaaggtttgtctatgttcctttaaaacaatgtcagatcATCGATGTCATATCCACGATCAGATGAAAGAAAACAATAGGCTTGGCAGCACATCCTACTGGAAAAATAGCTATGATAGTTGTCACTGACTGTTGGTACCAATGAGCTATCGTGAGAATGATTGTCGAAAGGTCTCCACTTGaaaactaaatagattcactgttgctatcgaagtcattctGAAGGGTAGATTTAACAGATGCAAATGATCCTGCTTTATCACTATTTAGGCCtgtaaactgagtgtacaaaacattaggaacaccgtcctaatattgagttgcacccccttttgccctcagaacagactcaaatAAAGTATATTTGGGTACAAAAATAAAATCCAAATTAAAACAATAGCAGGGCATAACCAGTCATTATTATtcctggactctacaaggtgttgaaagcgtctcctccccttcatctttaacccggtctcctccccttcctctttaacccggtctcctccccttcctctttaacccggtctcctccccttcctctttaacccggtctcctccccttcatctttaacccggtctcctcccctgCTTCTTTAACCCAGTCTCCTCCCCTGCTtctttaacccggtctcctccccttcctctttaacccggtctcctccccttcctctttaacccggtctcctccccttcatctacaccgatcgaagtggatttaacaagagacatcaataagggttagggttagctttcacctggattcacctggtcagtctgtcatggaaagagcatggttttgtatgtacagtggggcaaaaaagtatttagtcagccaccaattgtgcaagttctcccacttaaaaagatgagaggtctgtaattttcatcattggtagacttcaactatgacagacaaaatgagaaaaaaaatccagaaaatcacattgtaggatttttaattatttatttgcaaattatggtggaaaataagtatttggtcacctacaaacaagcaagatttctggctctcacagacctgtaacttcttctttaagaggctcctctgtcctccactcgttacctgtattaatggcacctgtttgaacttgttatcagtatataagacacctgtccacaacctcaaatagtcacactccaaactccactatggccaagaccaaagagctgtcaaagggcaccagaaacaaaattgtagacctacaccaggctgggaagactgaatctgcaataggtaagcagcttggtttgaagaaatcaactgtgggagcaattattagtatatggaagacatacaagaccactgataatctccctcgatctggggctccacgcaagatctcaccccgtggggtcaaaatgatcacaagaacggtgagcaaaaatctcagaaccacacggggggaccaagtgaatgatctgcagagagctgggaccaaagtaacaaagcctaccatcagcaagggcattgaagatgaaacgtggctgggtctgtcagcatgacaatgatcccaaacacaccgcccggacaacgaaggagtggcttcgttgcccagtctccagatctcaacaccatagaaaatctttggagggagttgaaagtccgtgtttcccagcaactgccccaaaacatcactgctctagaggaaacctacctgagccacttgtgtgggttgtagactccgtctcatgctaccactagagtgaaagcaccgccagcattcaaaagtgaccaaaacatcagccaggaagcataggaactgagaagtgacctgcaacgtggtactctcctctgagacagtctgctacacctgcaacgtggtactctcctctgagacagtctgctacacctgcaacgtggtactctcttctgagacagtctgctacacctgcaacgtggtactctcctctgagacagtctgctacacctgcaacgtggtactctcctctgagacagtctgctacACCTACATAAGAGAACCAGTAGAAAGTGAGAATAAAGCCTGGTCCAACAATGGGCTGGTTGTTCTCTGAACATCCTTCTGTAAAAAAATTGTGAAGAAATAGTTCCTCAAAGATTTTTTTTATTCACAAGCACTGGTACAGTAAAACAAAGTCTGTCTTCATTCGGTCAATCCACTGACATCTTGGATGTCTCAGTTACAATCACATGCGTCTGAAACTTCACACGAGATACAACTAAGATGATAAAAATCAAGAGGATGTAGGCTGCTTCTCCATTCAATTATAATTCTAAAAGTTATTAGTAAGACGATTGAGATTCAATATCTCGCAGATAAAAACACAGTTTTGCAGGCAACAGCCTGTCTGAAAGCACAGTTTTGCAggccacagcctgtctgtctgaaaGCACAGTTTTGCAGGACACAGCCTGTCTGAAAGCACAGTTTTGCAGGCCACAGCCTGTCTGAAAGCTATTATCCACTTCTATGTTTGGATGTTCAGGGAATACAAGAGGAATTATACTTAAAAGGTTGATTTAAATTGGTAGGTAAGTGATTGGGTATTGTTgggctcccgagtagcgcagcggtctaaggctagaggcgtcactccaaaccctggttcgattccaggctgtatcacaaccggccgtgattaggagtcccatactgcggcgcacaattggcccagtgtcgtccgggttttgcCCGgtcggtaggctgtcattgtaaataagaattagttcttaactgacttgcctagttaaataaatgagtCGAGAGGAGGAAACaaaagaagaggatgaagaggttggacgaagatgaggaagaggaggtgtggtGAGCTTTAGTGGTAATACTGGAGAAAGGCCTGATGAGGTTATTCTAGTCCTATACCTCCATCGTGAgttaggaggaggaagaggaggaggtgtggtgagCTTCAGTGTTAGTACTGGAGAAAGGCCTGTCCCAGTCTCCTCTCTATATGTACcactaatgtaaatgtaaatatcaaaacagataccaaacattaagaaactATAAGGAAGAGAAGAGTAACTGCAATGAAATAAACCAGAGACCTGTGGAAAGAAGCCCCCTGATCTCCTCGTGTCTGCCAGCAGGGGAGGACACCACGCCTCAGCTCAGGACACCACGCCTCAGCTCAGGACACCACGCCTCAGCTCAGGACACCACGCCTCAGCTCAGGACACCACGCCTCAGCTCAGGACACCACGCCTCAGCTCAGGACACAACGCCTCAGCTCAGGACACAACGCCTCAGCTCCTGCTGTAACGGGTGGACCGAAGGCCGATTCCACCAAGCTCTGGCTCACCCTCACGTGTCTGAAGGACGCACTGTGGTCCTCTGACAACTTGTTGGTAGGGAAACGCGTGGAGACCACCCATCAGACAGTGGCCTTGATAGCTACGGAAGCCCTGAGGTGGTATGGACAAAATAGAGCCTCAACCCCAGACAAAGTATCACCCACAACATCTAAGGTCCAGGCCTGACAGTGCTGCAGCGCCTAGGGGAGGGATCTCTTCTGGGCCCTGAAGGATGGGGGGCGGAGTTGATTCGGAAGAGCAGGAGGAGGCAAATGTGATAAGGACTCACCTCGTTCCTGCACAAAGGAGAGAAGACCTCTTTTTTTAATAAAGGGACTTTTAAACCTTTTACATGTCTTTAAAAGGTATACTCTTGTTTGAATTATAATGTGCACATTTGAAATGGCTTTTACAGATGGGACATGTTTAAAAGTACTTCTTTCTTAGGGTGTTTTATTGTTTTAATAACATGTACTTTTAACATATAATGTTTCAATGCAGTTTTTTATGCATATTATGTCGTTTTAAAGCgtacaaatgattatgttaaaaGTATGAGCTATTTTAAGAAACCCTGCGACAATAACCATttttccaaaataaaataaatctgttcttatcagtttaatatctgatatgtCCTCTATCTGGGGACAATATATGAAATGGATTTTTCCACGGTCAAGTAGGTTATACATAACTGTGGCATTATTCACAATTCTGATTGTGTGCCGTCATGATTCGCTTGTATGACATTTGGAGCCCCAAGCTACAGGCTTCCGTAGGGCTAAACCTGCCGAGCTGAAAACATGCGATTTAGAAGGGTTTGATTATACGCCCAGGCTTTTATTTTACAATTAGTATCAGCAACGATCTGGAGCCGTCtgtcagtaatacccacatacatttattTTAGCGATCATtttggacatgtagcctattgtaATCATTATGgaacttatgtagcaggttaaacctggagcctggcgcaCGGTTCACGACGACTGGACTGTTGTCATACAGTTCCACGATTAGTGAGAATGAAAGTAGATTTGTAGGATTATAGTTCAACCACTATTGGACACTTTTTCTCCACATTCCAATATTTCATGGATGGAACTTGAATTATGACAACTTTCAGTATGAAACAAAGCAGTGCATGTTTTATTCATCGATATACAGTATTTCGTGAGTAGATAGATGCTCTCCAACCCAATATGCCTATTGGTATTTTATGTGCATGATATGAAGTTTGCTGTAGTGACTGACTAAGCCTAATTTTAAAAGTGTGCCTCAAAAGTGCCATGTTTGCAAACGTGTATTATGCGAAGCACACATTTAGTTAGGCAGCCAGGACCGTAGGACGCATTGTCGGTCTAGCTCTCACTGCAGTCCAGTGCCATGGACATCTTTGAAGTTTGGCCTCTAGTAATTTAGGAGGGCAACTTTATAAAGGCCTCCCTACAATGACCTTATCATGCAAGGCTCTACAGacagattaaaaaaatatatagactaTTTTTATTTCATACATTATTTGTGTTGATGATGTACTATGTAATGAAGTCGAGTGGTTCAACattaaaatgcattttgattgAACACATAGCTTGAACAAGGCGACGGTCGGTGGAAGTCTGGCGCCACCAAGTGGACAATTATTTTACCTGAGATATTTTGTAAAATATCAAATGTTatgtcaatattgttatctgcaAATGGTTTCCCACACCCCTATTTGATAGATTTTTATTCCAGTTTAGCAGTAAATCTGGTTTTAACTCAATAACGATTTGTCTCGTTTCGTTGGTGCAAGTGAGAACAGGTGTTTTCTTCTGGAAGTTTTGTTGCATTTCCTTTTTAAACAGCTCATCTGTATTTTTGTACATCATTTTATACACATACAAACGGCATAAAATGGCTTCACCACTTTCTAGGC harbors:
- the LOC139376364 gene encoding E3 ubiquitin-protein ligase rnf146-like isoform X1: MGQSLPTPDCEPSVCPLCHGICRNPTALRCKHIFCYCCIQELWSGSPTGPYYCPECKEEYKTLPVGFKRDTTASPWRHEAPAHTRTSSATEGRANEEDVIEINSAGWTLGKRASISQSKRLLGKRPASSPVPGGHLHDNKRQATGSSSSSHSRGRSGDRKRPATSSSSSSANQNTSSDVELSSEEEMPAAPFSLATKPPSTASVAVRGPDLTRDRSRSPRRDPPIELDEPPAATEPLTREPLNDPRKSPEAAAGHMTNTSPRRITIVELDPPLPPARDPYTPAKNPAETTITTHLRLVTPT
- the LOC139376364 gene encoding E3 ubiquitin/ISG15 ligase TRIM25-like isoform X2; this encodes MCSDHLRPHLESPVFQSHTLAHPGVEDTSPWRCPEHQEMNRIYCRQCSVCVCTVCTVIGSHRDHACVSIREAERELRGNLKQEMKKMQGAEQSLISRVTEMTEKKQRFQVSSTT